One part of the Theobroma cacao chloroplast, complete genome genome encodes these proteins:
- the ndhD gene encoding NADH-plastoquinone oxidoreductase subunit 4, translated as MNYFPWLTIIVVLPIFAGSLIFFLPHRGNKLIKWYTICICIFELLLTTYAFCYHFRLDDPLIQLVEDYKWINFFDFYWRVGIDGLSIGPILLTGFITTLATLAAWPVTRDSRLFHFLMLAMYSGQIGSFSSRDLLLFFIMWEFELIPVYLLLSMWGGKKRLYSATKFILYTAGGSIFLLIGVLGIGLYGSNEPTLNFETLANQSYPVALEIIFYIGFLIAFAVKSPIIPLHTWLPDTHGEAHYSTCMLLAGILLKMGAYGLVRINMELLPHAHSIFSPWLIIVGTMQIIYAASTSLGQRNLKKRIAYSSISHMGFIIIGIGSITDTGLNGAILQIISHGFIGAALFFLAGTSYDRIRLVYLDEMGGMAIPIPKIFTMFSILSMASLALPGMSGFVAELIVFFGIITSQKYFLMPKILITFVMAIGMILTPIYSLSMSRQMFYGYKLFNAPSSYFFDSGPRELFVSISIFLPVIGIGIYPDFVLSLSGEKVETILYNYFYR; from the coding sequence ACGAATTATTTTCCTTGGTTAACAATAATTGTAGTTTTACCAATATTTGCAGGTTCTTTAATTTTCTTTCTTCCTCATAGAGGAAATAAGCTAATTAAGTGGTATACCATTTGTATATGCATATTCGAACTCCTTCTAACAACCTATGCATTTTGTTATCATTTCCGATTGGACGATCCATTAATCCAGCTGGTGGAAGATTATAAATGGATAAATTTTTTTGATTTTTACTGGAGAGTGGGAATAGATGGACTTTCTATAGGGCCTATTTTACTGACAGGATTTATCACTACTTTAGCTACTTTGGCGGCTTGGCCAGTTACTCGAGATTCCCGATTATTCCATTTCCTGATGCTAGCAATGTATAGTGGTCAAATAGGATCATTTTCTTCTCGAGACCTTTTACTTTTTTTCATCATGTGGGAGTTCGAATTAATTCCCGTTTATCTACTTCTATCCATGTGGGGGGGAAAGAAACGTCTGTACTCGGCTACAAAATTTATTTTGTACACTGCAGGGGGTTCCATTTTTCTATTAATAGGAGTTTTGGGTATCGGTTTATACGGTTCTAATGAACCAACATTAAATTTTGAAACATTAGCTAATCAATCGTATCCTGTCGCACTGGAAATAATATTCTATATTGGATTTCTTATTGCTTTTGCTGTTAAATCGCCGATTATACCCTTACATACGTGGTTACCAGACACCCACGGGGAGGCACATTACAGTACTTGTATGCTTCTAGCCGGAATTTTATTAAAAATGGGAGCGTATGGATTAGTTCGGATCAATATGGAATTATTACCCCATGCCCATTCCATATTTTCTCCCTGGTTGATAATAGTGGGTACAATGCAAATAATTTATGCAGCTTCAACATCTCTTGGTCAACGGAATTTAAAAAAAAGAATAGCCTATTCCTCCATATCTCATATGGGTTTCATAATTATAGGAATTGGCTCTATAACTGATACGGGACTCAACGGAGCCATTTTACAAATAATATCTCATGGATTTATTGGTGCTGCACTTTTTTTCTTGGCAGGAACGAGTTATGATAGAATACGTCTTGTTTATCTCGACGAAATGGGCGGAATGGCTATTCCGATTCCAAAAATATTTACGATGTTCAGTATCTTATCGATGGCTTCTCTTGCATTACCGGGCATGAGTGGTTTTGTTGCAGAATTGATAGTCTTTTTTGGAATAATTACCAGCCAAAAATATTTTTTAATGCCAAAAATACTAATTACTTTTGTAATGGCAATTGGAATGATATTAACTCCTATTTATTCATTATCTATGTCACGTCAAATGTTCTATGGATACAAGCTATTTAATGCTCCAAGTTCTTATTTTTTTGATTCTGGACCACGAGAGTTATTTGTTTCGATCTCTATCTTTCTACCAGTAATAGGTATTGGTATTTATCCGGATTTCGTCCTCTCACTATCGGGTGAGAAGGTCGAAACTATTCTATATAATTATTTTTATAGATAA
- the psaC gene encoding photosystem I subunit VII: MSHSVKIYDTCIGCTQCVRACPTDVLEMIPWDGCKAKQIASAPRTEDCVGCKRCESACPTDFLSVRVYLWHETTRSMGLAY; the protein is encoded by the coding sequence ATGTCACATTCAGTAAAAATTTATGATACATGTATAGGGTGTACTCAATGTGTCCGCGCCTGCCCCACCGATGTGTTAGAAATGATACCTTGGGATGGATGTAAAGCTAAGCAAATTGCTTCCGCTCCAAGAACAGAAGACTGTGTTGGTTGTAAGAGATGTGAATCCGCTTGTCCAACAGATTTCTTGAGCGTTCGAGTTTATTTATGGCATGAAACAACTCGAAGTATGGGTCTAGCTTATTGA
- the ndhE gene encoding NADH-plastoquinone oxidoreductase subunit 4L, translating into MMLEHVLVLSAYLFSIGIYGLITSRNMVRALMCLELILNAVNINFVTFSDFFDSRQLKGNIFSIFVIAIAAAEAAIGSAIVSSIYRNRKSTRINQSTLLNK; encoded by the coding sequence ATGATGCTCGAACATGTACTTGTTTTGAGTGCCTATTTATTTTCTATCGGTATTTATGGATTGATCACGAGTCGAAATATGGTTAGGGCCCTTATGTGTCTTGAACTTATACTGAATGCGGTTAATATAAATTTTGTAACATTTTCTGATTTTTTTGATAGTCGCCAATTAAAAGGAAATATTTTCTCAATTTTTGTTATAGCTATTGCAGCCGCTGAAGCAGCTATTGGATCAGCTATTGTTTCCTCAATTTATCGTAACAGAAAATCAACGCGTATCAATCAATCAACTTTGTTGAATAAGTAA